From Primulina huaijiensis isolate GDHJ02 chromosome 15, ASM1229523v2, whole genome shotgun sequence, one genomic window encodes:
- the LOC140959975 gene encoding C2 and GRAM domain-containing protein At1g03370-like isoform X2: MKLLVRVIEARNITAMDPNGSSDPYVKLQLGRQKFRTKVLKKCLNPSWCEEFTFKVDDLKEKLLISVLDEDKYFNDDFIGKVKIPISQVFEAKDASLGTSWYTLRPKNEKTKNKDCGEILLTICFSQSNTLADLPPITDPVNPRKSADMTSDLASRSSPLRSSSPMRSEEEVPSKEEKSYAPTLADLPESVSALGLEDKTEEQSSSVDFEELIKTMEMREQGDEVPSSLPGGIVLDQLYGITPRELNSVLFSPDSNHLKAVMDIQGSTDLQIGLWKFENGGAVLKRVVSYTKAASKLIKALKTTEEQTYLKADGETFAVLSSVNTPDAPYGKIFRAEVLYCITQGPEQPSGELSSKLVVSWRMNFLQSTMMRSMIEGGAKQGIKESFEQYEKLLSQNVNPVDLKGIGLEKDQLLASLQAERPSDWKLAAQYFSNFTVISTILMGFYVLMHVWLAMPNTVQGLEFVGLDMPDSIGELIVCGVLVLQGKRVLELISRFMQARVQKGTDHGIKAQGDGWLLTVALIEGRNLAAVDSSGFSDPYVVFTCNGKTKTSSIKFQKSDSLWNEIFEFDAMEEPPSVLDVEVFDFDGPFDEATSLGRTEINFLKSNISDLSDIWIPLEGKLAQACQSKLHLRIFLNNTRGSNGFRDYITKMEKEVGKKIKLRSPQTNSAFQKLFGLPPEEFLINDFSCHLKRKMPLQGRLFLSARIIGFHADLFGHKTKFFFLWEDIEDIKIIPPTLSSMGSPVVVMTLRHGRGFDARHGARTQDAEGRLKFHFHSFVSFNVANRTIMALWKARALTPEQKVQIVEEESEANSVHTTEEESIVKNLLVAEVEVEAKSLQTEETGSFLGIEDVNMPVIYCSILSVPTSFSMELFRGSEIDRRVMERAGCLNYSHSPWESEKPDVYQRQLYYKFDKRISHYRGEVTSTQQKSRLSGKNGWLIEEVMTLHGVPLGDYFTLHLRYQIEDLPSRSVGCSVQVYFGIAWLKDTKHRKRITKNITLNLQERLKVVFSVLEKEYVSGT, from the exons ATGAAGCTTTTAGTAAGAGTGATTGAAGCAAGAAATATAACGGCAATGGACCCAAATGGATCGAGCGATCCATACGTGAAACTACAGTTGGGAAGGCAAAAGTTCAGGACTAAAGTTTTAAAGAAGTGCTTGAACCCATCATGGTGTGAGGAATTTACGTTTAAAGTTGACGATTTGAAAGAAAAGCTTCTGATATCAGTTTTAGACGAAGATAAGTACTTCAACGATGATTTTATTGGGAAAGTCAAAATTCCCATTTCTCAAGTTTTTGAAGCCAAGGACGCTTCCCTTGGTACTTCTTGGTATACATTGCGGCCGAAGAATGAGAAGACCAAGAACAAGGACTGTG GTGAAATTCTTCTCACCATATGTTTCTCTCAAAGTAACACACTGGCAGACCTGCCACCTATCACTGATCCTGTAAATCCAAGAAAGTCTGCTGATATGACATCAGATTTAGCATCAAGATCTTCTCCTTTAAGGTCATCTTCTCCTATGAGGTCAGAAGAAGAAGTCCCGTCTAAGGAGGAAAAATCATATGCACCAACATTAGCTG ATTTACCTGAAAGTGTAAGTGCATTGGGTTTGGAGGACAAGACCGAAGAGCAATCCTCATCAGTTGATTTTGAAGAACTAATAAAAACAATGGAGATGAGAGAACAAGGAGATGAGGTTCCAAGTAGTTTACCGGGAGGGATAGTTTTAGACCAGTTGTATGGGATAACTCCACGAGAATTGAACTCAGTGCTCTTTTCGCCAGACTCAAATCATTTGAAAGCTGTAATGGACATACAAGGATCAACAGATTTGCAAATAGGGCTTTGGAAATTTGAAAATGGTGGTGCGGTTTTGAAAAGAGTGGTTTCGTATACTAAGGCTGCAAGTAAATTGATTAAAGCTTTAAAAACTACAGAGGAACAAACATATTTGAAAGCAGATGGGGAAACTTTTGCTGTTTTATCCAGTGTGAACACTCCAGATGCACCATACGGGAAAATTTTTAGGGCTGAAGTGCTTTACTGTATTACCCAAGGACCCGAGCAGCCATCGGGTGAACTGTCTTCTAAGCTTGTAGTTTCTTGGAGAATGAACTTTTTGCAGAGCACCATGATGAGAAGTATGATCGAAGGTGGAGCAAAACAAGGTATCAAGGAAAGCTTCGAACAATATGAAAAGTTGTTGTCTCAGAATGTAAATCCAGTTGATCTCAAAGGTATTGGTTTGGAGAAAGATCAGCTGTTAGCATCTCTTCAGGCTGAACGTCCGTCGGATTGGAAATTGGCAGCTCagtatttttctaattttacgGTCATTTCAACAATTCTAATGGGGTTTTATGTGCTCATGCATGTATGGTTGGCCATGCCCAACACAGTTCAAGGTCTTGAATTTGTTGGTTTAGACATGCCTGATTCTATTGGTGAATTGATTGTGTGTGGAGTACTTGTTCTGCAAGGGAAACGGGTACTGGAGTTGATTTCTCGATTTATGCAGGCCCGAGTTCAAAAAG GTACCGACCATGGAATCAAAGCACAGGGAGATGGTTGGTTGCTCACAGTTGCCTTAATTGAAGGAAGAAATTTGGCAGCAGTCGACTCAAGTGGATTCTCTGACCCTTACGTGGTGTTTACTTGCAACGGTAAAACAAAGACCAGCTCTATCAAGTTCCAGAAATCCGATAGTCTTTGGAATG aaatttttgaatttgatgcAATGGAAGAGCCTCCATCTGTGCTGGATGTGGAAGTTTTTGATTTTGACGGGCCTTTTGATGAAGCCACATCTCTAGGACGCACTGAAATTAATTTCTTGAAATCTAATATATCGGACTTGTCTGATATCTGGATTCCTCTTGAAGGAAAATTGGCTCAGGCATGCCAATCAAAGTTGCATCTAAGAATTTTCTTGAACAATACCAGGGGTAGTAATGGTTTCAGAGATTATATTACTAAGATGGAAAAGGAGGTGGGAAAGAAG ATTAAATTACGTTCTCCTCAAACAAATTCAGCATTCCAGAAGCTCTTTGGGCTTCCTCCAGAGGAATTTCTCATCAATGACTTTTCATGCCACTTGAAACGTAAAATGCCCCTCCAG GGCCGTCTGTTTCTGTCAGCAAGAATAATTGGGTTCCATGCTgatttatttggtcacaagacaaagTTTTTCTTTCTCTGGGAAGATATAGAAGACATTAAAATCATTCCTCCTACTTTGTCATCAATGGGCAGTCCTGTGGTAGTCATGACACTAAGGCATGGAAGAGGTTTTGATGCACGACATGGAGCAAGGACACAGGATGCAGAAGGCAGGCTGAAGTTTCATTTTCACTCTTTTGTGTCTTTCAATGTGGCAAATAG AACAATAATGGCTCTCTGGAAGGCGAGAGCCTTGACTCCTGAGCAGAAGGTACAAATAGTTGAGGAAGAATCTGAAGCTAACAGTGTTCACACCACTGAAGAGGAGTCCATTGTGAAAAATCTCCTTGTTGCAGAGGTAGAAGTTGAGGCCAAAAGCCTTCAAACCGAGGAGACTGGGTCCTTTCTTGGAATTGAGGACGTTAACATGCCGGTTATCTACTGTTCTATCTTGTCTGTACCT ACTAGTTTTTCTATGGAGTTATTCAGAGGGAGTGAGATTGATCGAAGGGTTATGGAACGAGCTGGATGCCTAAACTATTCTCACAGCCCATGGGAATCTGAAAAACCCGACGTTTATCAGAGACAACTTTATTACAAATTTGACAAGCGTATATCCCATTACAGAGGAGAAGTGACCAGTACTCAGCAAAAGTCCCGTCTTTCGGGTAAAAACGGTTGGCTCATAGAAGAGGTCATGACCCTCCATGGAGTTCCACTTGGCGACTATTTTACG CTTCACTTGAGATATCAGATTGAGGATTTACCTTCAAGATCTGTAGGCTGTAGTGTTCAAGTATACTTTGGAATCGCATGGCTAAAAGACACCAAACATCGAAAAAGAATCACGAAGAACATTACTCTCAATCTTCAGGAGCGACTTAAAGTCGTGTTCAGTGTACTAGAGAAGGAATACGTTTCAGGAACGTAG
- the LOC140959975 gene encoding C2 and GRAM domain-containing protein At1g03370-like isoform X1 — MKLLVRVIEARNITAMDPNGSSDPYVKLQLGRQKFRTKVLKKCLNPSWCEEFTFKVDDLKEKLLISVLDEDKYFNDDFIGKVKIPISQVFEAKDASLGTSWYTLRPKNEKTKNKDCGEILLTICFSQSNTLADLPPITDPVNPRKSADMTSDLASRSSPLRSSSPMRSEEEVPSKEEKSYAPTLAGRIAQIFNKNVDSVSVSSNDTSDISDLPESVSALGLEDKTEEQSSSVDFEELIKTMEMREQGDEVPSSLPGGIVLDQLYGITPRELNSVLFSPDSNHLKAVMDIQGSTDLQIGLWKFENGGAVLKRVVSYTKAASKLIKALKTTEEQTYLKADGETFAVLSSVNTPDAPYGKIFRAEVLYCITQGPEQPSGELSSKLVVSWRMNFLQSTMMRSMIEGGAKQGIKESFEQYEKLLSQNVNPVDLKGIGLEKDQLLASLQAERPSDWKLAAQYFSNFTVISTILMGFYVLMHVWLAMPNTVQGLEFVGLDMPDSIGELIVCGVLVLQGKRVLELISRFMQARVQKGTDHGIKAQGDGWLLTVALIEGRNLAAVDSSGFSDPYVVFTCNGKTKTSSIKFQKSDSLWNEIFEFDAMEEPPSVLDVEVFDFDGPFDEATSLGRTEINFLKSNISDLSDIWIPLEGKLAQACQSKLHLRIFLNNTRGSNGFRDYITKMEKEVGKKIKLRSPQTNSAFQKLFGLPPEEFLINDFSCHLKRKMPLQGRLFLSARIIGFHADLFGHKTKFFFLWEDIEDIKIIPPTLSSMGSPVVVMTLRHGRGFDARHGARTQDAEGRLKFHFHSFVSFNVANRTIMALWKARALTPEQKVQIVEEESEANSVHTTEEESIVKNLLVAEVEVEAKSLQTEETGSFLGIEDVNMPVIYCSILSVPTSFSMELFRGSEIDRRVMERAGCLNYSHSPWESEKPDVYQRQLYYKFDKRISHYRGEVTSTQQKSRLSGKNGWLIEEVMTLHGVPLGDYFTLHLRYQIEDLPSRSVGCSVQVYFGIAWLKDTKHRKRITKNITLNLQERLKVVFSVLEKEYVSGT; from the exons ATGAAGCTTTTAGTAAGAGTGATTGAAGCAAGAAATATAACGGCAATGGACCCAAATGGATCGAGCGATCCATACGTGAAACTACAGTTGGGAAGGCAAAAGTTCAGGACTAAAGTTTTAAAGAAGTGCTTGAACCCATCATGGTGTGAGGAATTTACGTTTAAAGTTGACGATTTGAAAGAAAAGCTTCTGATATCAGTTTTAGACGAAGATAAGTACTTCAACGATGATTTTATTGGGAAAGTCAAAATTCCCATTTCTCAAGTTTTTGAAGCCAAGGACGCTTCCCTTGGTACTTCTTGGTATACATTGCGGCCGAAGAATGAGAAGACCAAGAACAAGGACTGTG GTGAAATTCTTCTCACCATATGTTTCTCTCAAAGTAACACACTGGCAGACCTGCCACCTATCACTGATCCTGTAAATCCAAGAAAGTCTGCTGATATGACATCAGATTTAGCATCAAGATCTTCTCCTTTAAGGTCATCTTCTCCTATGAGGTCAGAAGAAGAAGTCCCGTCTAAGGAGGAAAAATCATATGCACCAACATTAGCTGGTAGAATTGCACAAATTTTTAACAAGAATGTGGATTCAGTGTCTGTAAGTTCTAATGATACGTCTGATATATCAGATTTACCTGAAAGTGTAAGTGCATTGGGTTTGGAGGACAAGACCGAAGAGCAATCCTCATCAGTTGATTTTGAAGAACTAATAAAAACAATGGAGATGAGAGAACAAGGAGATGAGGTTCCAAGTAGTTTACCGGGAGGGATAGTTTTAGACCAGTTGTATGGGATAACTCCACGAGAATTGAACTCAGTGCTCTTTTCGCCAGACTCAAATCATTTGAAAGCTGTAATGGACATACAAGGATCAACAGATTTGCAAATAGGGCTTTGGAAATTTGAAAATGGTGGTGCGGTTTTGAAAAGAGTGGTTTCGTATACTAAGGCTGCAAGTAAATTGATTAAAGCTTTAAAAACTACAGAGGAACAAACATATTTGAAAGCAGATGGGGAAACTTTTGCTGTTTTATCCAGTGTGAACACTCCAGATGCACCATACGGGAAAATTTTTAGGGCTGAAGTGCTTTACTGTATTACCCAAGGACCCGAGCAGCCATCGGGTGAACTGTCTTCTAAGCTTGTAGTTTCTTGGAGAATGAACTTTTTGCAGAGCACCATGATGAGAAGTATGATCGAAGGTGGAGCAAAACAAGGTATCAAGGAAAGCTTCGAACAATATGAAAAGTTGTTGTCTCAGAATGTAAATCCAGTTGATCTCAAAGGTATTGGTTTGGAGAAAGATCAGCTGTTAGCATCTCTTCAGGCTGAACGTCCGTCGGATTGGAAATTGGCAGCTCagtatttttctaattttacgGTCATTTCAACAATTCTAATGGGGTTTTATGTGCTCATGCATGTATGGTTGGCCATGCCCAACACAGTTCAAGGTCTTGAATTTGTTGGTTTAGACATGCCTGATTCTATTGGTGAATTGATTGTGTGTGGAGTACTTGTTCTGCAAGGGAAACGGGTACTGGAGTTGATTTCTCGATTTATGCAGGCCCGAGTTCAAAAAG GTACCGACCATGGAATCAAAGCACAGGGAGATGGTTGGTTGCTCACAGTTGCCTTAATTGAAGGAAGAAATTTGGCAGCAGTCGACTCAAGTGGATTCTCTGACCCTTACGTGGTGTTTACTTGCAACGGTAAAACAAAGACCAGCTCTATCAAGTTCCAGAAATCCGATAGTCTTTGGAATG aaatttttgaatttgatgcAATGGAAGAGCCTCCATCTGTGCTGGATGTGGAAGTTTTTGATTTTGACGGGCCTTTTGATGAAGCCACATCTCTAGGACGCACTGAAATTAATTTCTTGAAATCTAATATATCGGACTTGTCTGATATCTGGATTCCTCTTGAAGGAAAATTGGCTCAGGCATGCCAATCAAAGTTGCATCTAAGAATTTTCTTGAACAATACCAGGGGTAGTAATGGTTTCAGAGATTATATTACTAAGATGGAAAAGGAGGTGGGAAAGAAG ATTAAATTACGTTCTCCTCAAACAAATTCAGCATTCCAGAAGCTCTTTGGGCTTCCTCCAGAGGAATTTCTCATCAATGACTTTTCATGCCACTTGAAACGTAAAATGCCCCTCCAG GGCCGTCTGTTTCTGTCAGCAAGAATAATTGGGTTCCATGCTgatttatttggtcacaagacaaagTTTTTCTTTCTCTGGGAAGATATAGAAGACATTAAAATCATTCCTCCTACTTTGTCATCAATGGGCAGTCCTGTGGTAGTCATGACACTAAGGCATGGAAGAGGTTTTGATGCACGACATGGAGCAAGGACACAGGATGCAGAAGGCAGGCTGAAGTTTCATTTTCACTCTTTTGTGTCTTTCAATGTGGCAAATAG AACAATAATGGCTCTCTGGAAGGCGAGAGCCTTGACTCCTGAGCAGAAGGTACAAATAGTTGAGGAAGAATCTGAAGCTAACAGTGTTCACACCACTGAAGAGGAGTCCATTGTGAAAAATCTCCTTGTTGCAGAGGTAGAAGTTGAGGCCAAAAGCCTTCAAACCGAGGAGACTGGGTCCTTTCTTGGAATTGAGGACGTTAACATGCCGGTTATCTACTGTTCTATCTTGTCTGTACCT ACTAGTTTTTCTATGGAGTTATTCAGAGGGAGTGAGATTGATCGAAGGGTTATGGAACGAGCTGGATGCCTAAACTATTCTCACAGCCCATGGGAATCTGAAAAACCCGACGTTTATCAGAGACAACTTTATTACAAATTTGACAAGCGTATATCCCATTACAGAGGAGAAGTGACCAGTACTCAGCAAAAGTCCCGTCTTTCGGGTAAAAACGGTTGGCTCATAGAAGAGGTCATGACCCTCCATGGAGTTCCACTTGGCGACTATTTTACG CTTCACTTGAGATATCAGATTGAGGATTTACCTTCAAGATCTGTAGGCTGTAGTGTTCAAGTATACTTTGGAATCGCATGGCTAAAAGACACCAAACATCGAAAAAGAATCACGAAGAACATTACTCTCAATCTTCAGGAGCGACTTAAAGTCGTGTTCAGTGTACTAGAGAAGGAATACGTTTCAGGAACGTAG
- the LOC140959975 gene encoding C2 and GRAM domain-containing protein At1g03370-like isoform X3: MKLLVRVIEARNITAMDPNGSSDPYVKLQLGRQKFRTKVLKKCLNPSWCEEFTFKVDDLKEKLLISVLDEDKYFNDDFIGKVKIPISQVFEAKDASLGTSWYTLRPKNEKTKNKDCGEILLTICFSQSNTLADLPPITDPVNPRKSADMTSDLASRSSPLRSSSPMRSEEEVPSKEEKSYAPTLAGRIAQIFNKNVDSVSVSSNDTSDISDLPESVSALGLEDKTEEQSSSVDFEELIKTMEMREQGDEVPSSLPGGIVLDQLYGITPRELNSVLFSPDSNHLKAVMDIQGSTDLQIGLWKFENGGAVLKRVVSYTKAASKLIKALKTTEEQTYLKADGETFAVLSSVNTPDAPYGKIFRAEVLYCITQGPEQPSGELSSKLVVSWRMNFLQSTMMRSMIEGGAKQGIKESFEQYEKLLSQNVNPVDLKGIGLEKDQLLASLQAERPSDWKLAAQYFSNFTVISTILMGFYVLMHVWLAMPNTVQGLEFVGLDMPDSIGELIVCGVLVLQGKRVLELISRFMQARVQKGTDHGIKAQGDGWLLTVALIEGRNLAAVDSSGFSDPYVVFTCNGKTKTSSIKFQKSDSLWNEIFEFDAMEEPPSVLDVEVFDFDGPFDEATSLGRTEINFLKSNISDLSDIWIPLEGKLAQACQSKLHLRIFLNNTRGSNGFRDYITKMEKEVGKKIKLRSPQTNSAFQKLFGLPPEEFLINDFSCHLKRKMPLQGRLFLSARIIGFHADLFGHKTKFFFLWEDIEDIKIIPPTLSSMGSPVVVMTLRHGRGFDARHGARTQDAEGRLKFHFHSFVSFNVANRTIMALWKARALTPEQKVQIVEEESEANSVHTTEEESIVKNLLVAEVEVEAKSLQTEETGSFLGIEDVNMPVIYCSILSVPTSFSMELFRGSEIDRRVMERAGCLNYSHSPWESEKPDVYQRQLYYKFDKRISHYRGEVTSTQQKSRLSGKNGWLIEEVMTLHGVPLGDYFTIDN, encoded by the exons ATGAAGCTTTTAGTAAGAGTGATTGAAGCAAGAAATATAACGGCAATGGACCCAAATGGATCGAGCGATCCATACGTGAAACTACAGTTGGGAAGGCAAAAGTTCAGGACTAAAGTTTTAAAGAAGTGCTTGAACCCATCATGGTGTGAGGAATTTACGTTTAAAGTTGACGATTTGAAAGAAAAGCTTCTGATATCAGTTTTAGACGAAGATAAGTACTTCAACGATGATTTTATTGGGAAAGTCAAAATTCCCATTTCTCAAGTTTTTGAAGCCAAGGACGCTTCCCTTGGTACTTCTTGGTATACATTGCGGCCGAAGAATGAGAAGACCAAGAACAAGGACTGTG GTGAAATTCTTCTCACCATATGTTTCTCTCAAAGTAACACACTGGCAGACCTGCCACCTATCACTGATCCTGTAAATCCAAGAAAGTCTGCTGATATGACATCAGATTTAGCATCAAGATCTTCTCCTTTAAGGTCATCTTCTCCTATGAGGTCAGAAGAAGAAGTCCCGTCTAAGGAGGAAAAATCATATGCACCAACATTAGCTGGTAGAATTGCACAAATTTTTAACAAGAATGTGGATTCAGTGTCTGTAAGTTCTAATGATACGTCTGATATATCAGATTTACCTGAAAGTGTAAGTGCATTGGGTTTGGAGGACAAGACCGAAGAGCAATCCTCATCAGTTGATTTTGAAGAACTAATAAAAACAATGGAGATGAGAGAACAAGGAGATGAGGTTCCAAGTAGTTTACCGGGAGGGATAGTTTTAGACCAGTTGTATGGGATAACTCCACGAGAATTGAACTCAGTGCTCTTTTCGCCAGACTCAAATCATTTGAAAGCTGTAATGGACATACAAGGATCAACAGATTTGCAAATAGGGCTTTGGAAATTTGAAAATGGTGGTGCGGTTTTGAAAAGAGTGGTTTCGTATACTAAGGCTGCAAGTAAATTGATTAAAGCTTTAAAAACTACAGAGGAACAAACATATTTGAAAGCAGATGGGGAAACTTTTGCTGTTTTATCCAGTGTGAACACTCCAGATGCACCATACGGGAAAATTTTTAGGGCTGAAGTGCTTTACTGTATTACCCAAGGACCCGAGCAGCCATCGGGTGAACTGTCTTCTAAGCTTGTAGTTTCTTGGAGAATGAACTTTTTGCAGAGCACCATGATGAGAAGTATGATCGAAGGTGGAGCAAAACAAGGTATCAAGGAAAGCTTCGAACAATATGAAAAGTTGTTGTCTCAGAATGTAAATCCAGTTGATCTCAAAGGTATTGGTTTGGAGAAAGATCAGCTGTTAGCATCTCTTCAGGCTGAACGTCCGTCGGATTGGAAATTGGCAGCTCagtatttttctaattttacgGTCATTTCAACAATTCTAATGGGGTTTTATGTGCTCATGCATGTATGGTTGGCCATGCCCAACACAGTTCAAGGTCTTGAATTTGTTGGTTTAGACATGCCTGATTCTATTGGTGAATTGATTGTGTGTGGAGTACTTGTTCTGCAAGGGAAACGGGTACTGGAGTTGATTTCTCGATTTATGCAGGCCCGAGTTCAAAAAG GTACCGACCATGGAATCAAAGCACAGGGAGATGGTTGGTTGCTCACAGTTGCCTTAATTGAAGGAAGAAATTTGGCAGCAGTCGACTCAAGTGGATTCTCTGACCCTTACGTGGTGTTTACTTGCAACGGTAAAACAAAGACCAGCTCTATCAAGTTCCAGAAATCCGATAGTCTTTGGAATG aaatttttgaatttgatgcAATGGAAGAGCCTCCATCTGTGCTGGATGTGGAAGTTTTTGATTTTGACGGGCCTTTTGATGAAGCCACATCTCTAGGACGCACTGAAATTAATTTCTTGAAATCTAATATATCGGACTTGTCTGATATCTGGATTCCTCTTGAAGGAAAATTGGCTCAGGCATGCCAATCAAAGTTGCATCTAAGAATTTTCTTGAACAATACCAGGGGTAGTAATGGTTTCAGAGATTATATTACTAAGATGGAAAAGGAGGTGGGAAAGAAG ATTAAATTACGTTCTCCTCAAACAAATTCAGCATTCCAGAAGCTCTTTGGGCTTCCTCCAGAGGAATTTCTCATCAATGACTTTTCATGCCACTTGAAACGTAAAATGCCCCTCCAG GGCCGTCTGTTTCTGTCAGCAAGAATAATTGGGTTCCATGCTgatttatttggtcacaagacaaagTTTTTCTTTCTCTGGGAAGATATAGAAGACATTAAAATCATTCCTCCTACTTTGTCATCAATGGGCAGTCCTGTGGTAGTCATGACACTAAGGCATGGAAGAGGTTTTGATGCACGACATGGAGCAAGGACACAGGATGCAGAAGGCAGGCTGAAGTTTCATTTTCACTCTTTTGTGTCTTTCAATGTGGCAAATAG AACAATAATGGCTCTCTGGAAGGCGAGAGCCTTGACTCCTGAGCAGAAGGTACAAATAGTTGAGGAAGAATCTGAAGCTAACAGTGTTCACACCACTGAAGAGGAGTCCATTGTGAAAAATCTCCTTGTTGCAGAGGTAGAAGTTGAGGCCAAAAGCCTTCAAACCGAGGAGACTGGGTCCTTTCTTGGAATTGAGGACGTTAACATGCCGGTTATCTACTGTTCTATCTTGTCTGTACCT ACTAGTTTTTCTATGGAGTTATTCAGAGGGAGTGAGATTGATCGAAGGGTTATGGAACGAGCTGGATGCCTAAACTATTCTCACAGCCCATGGGAATCTGAAAAACCCGACGTTTATCAGAGACAACTTTATTACAAATTTGACAAGCGTATATCCCATTACAGAGGAGAAGTGACCAGTACTCAGCAAAAGTCCCGTCTTTCGGGTAAAAACGGTTGGCTCATAGAAGAGGTCATGACCCTCCATGGAGTTCCACTTGGCGACTATTTTACG ATTGATAATTAA